The window CGAACGACTTTGCTCTATGGAAGTTCTCGAAGCCCGGCGAACCGCGCTGGTCATCCCCGTGGGGCGAGGGCCGCCCTGGCTGGCACATCGAGTGCTCCGTGATGGCGTCCGACATTCTCGGCGAGAACATGGACATCCACAGCGGTGGGTGGGACTTGAAGTTTCCGCACCACGACAACGAGTGCGCGCAGAGCGAGGCGTGCAACCTGCACAGCCAGTGGGTGAACTACTTTCTTCACTGCGGCCATCTCCATATCAAAGGGTTGAAGATGAGCAAGAGCCTCAAGAACTTCATCACCATCCGCCAGGCGCTGGACGAACTCGGCGTCACGGCGCGCacgatgcggctgctgttCCTTGCAAATCCTTGGAACAAGCCGATGAACTTCTCGGACCAGTCGCTCGAcgaggcgaaggagaaggagcgtgTCCTGCGCGCCTTCTTCGGCAGCGTCGACATTGTCCTCCGTGCTGATAACTGGAAGGCCACGCAAGGTGTCAACAAGCACGACCGCGAGCTGCTATCCAAGTGGGtcgaggccgaggcggccgtgcacGCGGCGTTGCAGGACAACTTTGATACAGTCGTTGCCCTGCAGCAACTCATGTCCCTCGTCGCGGCGACGAACCAGTACCTGCTCTCTGGCGAGCGGCCGAGTGCGACGCTGGTGCGCAAGGTGGGCTGCTATGTGACAAAGATGTTCCGCATCttcggcgtcgtcgaggGGTCTGACGATGTCGGCCTGCAGAAGCAGGGctccggcgacggcgaagcgCGCTTCATCGAGGTCGTGAACACCCTCGTGCGCTTCCGTGACGAGGTGCGTGATGCGGCGAAAGACCagaaggtggtggcgggcTTCCTGCCCTTGTGCGACAAGGTGCGCGATGAGTGGCTTGTCGACGCTGGCGTGCGGCTCGAGGACAACCCGGCGGGCCCGACGACGTGGAAGAACGACgagccggcgctgctgcacaaggagctggcggagcgccgcgctcagcAAGAAGGGGATCGCCAGAGGAAGCTGGCGAATCAGGTGGAGACGAAGCGCAAGCTCGTGGAGAAGTGGCGGCAGCTCACCTACCCGCCGTCCGAGTACTTCCGCCGCCAGGACgagcagcgggaggagaaAAAGTACGCCGCCTACGACGACGTCACCGGCCTCCCAACGATGACGGCTgccggcgaggaggtgagcgAGAAGGATGTGAAGAAGCTGAGCAAGGAGCAGGCGAAGTACGCCAAGTCGTACGACGAGTTTATTGGCAAGGGTGGCGTATCGTGGCTTCAAGAGCAGGAGGCAGAGCTGGCCAGCATGGTGGCCGAGCTCGAAGGCAGCAAGTAGGCGTCGGTAGCGACGCACTCACCCGTGAGCACAGGCGTGTCGAACAACGTCAAGCACATCCAGGTAACTGGAAGGTGATCCACCGatgagggcggcggcaggaggAGAGCTATGGGATTATGGAGACTCGTCCCCTTCCTCGCACCTCATCACCTCTGCTGTCCGCGAAGCCACGCGCAATAGGGAGGGTCATAATCGGTAGAGCGTGGGAGGGAAAAGCGACAGTTGATGGCCGGCAGCGCGCATCCGTTTGTGTATCTCTGCCGCCGACGGGCGTGTCATGTGCAGAGAAGCTgcgtctccccccccccacgcacgcacgcacgcacacaaacactaTTCCTCCGCCCTTCCCTCACCGgcgtcacacacgcacgcccctcccccctccgacGGCAACAAGACAATGGACGTGTTATGTAGCAAGGTGTGCTCACCCTTGGCGCGCGTTTCTCCCGCTTCTCCTGTTGCTCTGTTACttcggggaggggaggagggacgtggagtgtgtctgtgtctgtgtgcgctttctgtgtgtctctcgcACCATCGCCCCAACGGACGGATGATGGCCAGCCGTCAtcccgcctctcctccgtGCGTGAGGGTgtcgagagagggaaggcgCACGCGTGTCTGTGAGTGAGGGCGTGCAtggtgtggtggcgggggctTGAGTGCCGGCGTGCACGCCCCTCAGGTGACGCCTTAGTGAGAAAAGATAACATCAACGGCGGACGAGCAGTACCGCTGAAAGTcacgtgcgcctgcgtgctggagaggagaagggagggggagggggtgggtggacgTCGGCTGAGCAGGTCACCATGCTGCACGGGCGCCACACaaccccacacacacacacagcgcaaAGTCCATCACCCACGAGAcgaaagaagaggagggaaacAAGGTGTTatgccccacccacccgatggcgtcgatgtcgtcgtcttccACGGTGTCCCGCCAGTCTTCGACGCTGGTCTCTCACTCCCCCCACGTTCGCCATCATCATCgcctctctgccccccccccctcctgttccttctcctcctcgacctcAAGCGACTCTGCGGGCATCCATCCATCGATGCCCAGGAGCAGATGCAGCACACTCGTGCACCATGACGCACATCCCGAGCTCGCCATCTCCATTCCTTCTGGTTTAGCCGGCTCCTTGCCGCCTTGTGGCACACGTATACCCGCACAGTCGATGCCCGCGGGTAGCGACTGTATGCGAGGTAGGGCAGAGTCATGGGGCTCACCCTGATGTCAGCAACAACGTGGCACATCTTATATTTCCGacggtgcgccgccaccgccctcgctGTGTGCACTGAAGAGgtttttctctctccacgctgccccccccccttcaccaCATTGCTCTTCTGGACTCTCCTCGCAAACCGCACGCGTTCTTGATTACTGGTGCGTGTCTCAcgccctcgctctcgctctgcgcacccgcgggtgtgcgtgcgcacgggtGCACGCCTCTTCACCGTGGTGGATACGTGGCGAACGAAGATGTGTGTCGGGGCTGCACTACTGCTGACCACGACCCACCATACCTCCGGCACATACATGTCTGCACAGCCCTTCCACACCCCGCCCTTCTCTCACGTATCTTTGCCCTTTACTTGCATGTGCGGGTCAACCAAGCTGTGCCGCACCCCTCCCGCCTTCGCTATCAACGCGGCGACCCTTCCCCACCCACGCCTGCACAGCCTCCAACTCTCTCACCTTTTCTCATGTGGGGCCCATGGCGCACCGGGCCATCCATCTCGTCTGCGCGAACGGCGTCAAGCAGCCGCACACGGGTCGCTGCACACAACGAGCTCCGTCGCTGGAGTCTGCCCGCTGCGGGGCTCGTGCCTCTTGCGAGAGGACACGGGCACAGCAATGCCCTTTTCGCCACATcacacggcagcagccactTCATCTGTGGCTTCACCTTTTCAGCGTCCGCAACGGCGTTCCGGccgacgtcgctgctgctgtgctcgAGCCATCGCCGTGAAACACTTACGAGTGGCGGCGACAgtgtggcgccgccagcgtcaccCCCTTCACAGCCACCCTCTGCACCCtcagcagcgtcgcagcGCAAAGAGTACacggcagagctgctgcgcagcattgcgcgtcgtggcggtggggccgtgcgccgcgcgcgacACGGCACCCCCACCTCTGCTGCGGTCGCGCTATCCGCCCTTCTGAACCCTTCCAGCGTATTGACGAAAGGCGTgacaagcagcagcgataGCGGCGCTTCTGTACTggccgccgcgtcggtgaAAGGTGCCAAGCAGGTCGCAGCCGgctcaccgctgctgcgagtATTCGACGCTACACCCGCACCTCGCTCCACAACACCGTCCCGGCCAGCTGAACCAAAGTCGCCACCATCCGCCGGCCCCATCGCCAATAGACGCTCcgatgctgcagcgccgcgcacgaAAAGCGAAGCAGGCTTGAACGCACGTGTTTTCATCGCAGCTAGCACCGCAGCGGGTGGCGCACCGTCgtctgcacctccgccagcagccaggccaacgccgccgtcccGAGCACTGCTCCACAAGCTGCTCCACACGGTTCGAACTGAGAAGCGAGTCTCGTGGGACGCCGTCACTCGGCTGCACCCGGAGGTCCTTCACATGTCCCTCTATGCGTGCCGTCACGAATGGTGTGAGGACTACTGCGCTCACGGAAGCGCGACGCCGATGTTCTCGCTGGCGAAGGCCGaccccgctgccgcaccatcCTTGCCTGCCGCttctcccaccaccacggcaaAGCCGCATGGCGATCAAAGCAGCCATCGACGCCGGcttccgccgctgctgctctgcgccgCGTCCACCGGAACCGGAAAAAGCGTGCTCATTCCGCTTTACGCACTCGACGCCCATTgggcggtgctggagcggcgACTGCTGCAAACAATTGACGACTACGACAAaaccgctgcagcggaggcCACGGAGAAGGTGCGAGGTGGCGCCCACTCCGCGCACGATACCCTGCTCTCCGCCATGACGGCGCAACAGATTACGGCGGACGCGGGGGCGCCCAACGTTGTCTTGCAGCCTTTCCCTCTTGACTCGCAAGAGAACTTCATACGCGAGTTCACGGCCTGCAGCCGGCTGCGCATCGTGGTAAGCCAGCCAACTCGTGTAGCATGCGCGGAGCTCGCCGCGTACGCAAGCGCGCTCTTGGACGCCGGTCGCACATGCGTCGGTGCCAGTCACAGCTCCgaagcggcgccggcaggaGCAGGActcggcggccgccgccgccgcgacaaGACGCAGTGTTCCCTGAGCCGTCGGCTTGTTGGAAAGCGGGTGGGTCTTGCTGTCGGTGGGGCGTCGCAGTTTTGCTCCGAAACGGAGATCGTCTTCGCCACGCCCGGCTACATCGTCAATGCGCTGCGGGTCTCTCATCCCcagtcgtcgctgtcgccaaCGACGCTGGTGGTGGATGAGGCGCACTGCCGCGACGTTGAAACGGATGCCTTGCTGGCCTGGATGAAGCTGTCGCGAGCGTGCAGCCAAGGGGGTGATGCATCGGGGTCGGCGGCTTCGGCGCCGCTCCCGGTGCTGCGTCAGTACTACGTGGTGTCCGCCACCATGAATCTGCAGGCGATGGACACCTATCTCTGCCGAGGACTTCCGAACGGCAGCAACGATGAGCGCGACGTCCATCCAGGGCAGAGCGAAGGCCTCGCTCGAGGGCCCAAGCGCACAATCGCGGAGAGCGATGCACTTCCCGAGGATGCCAGGAGCACCGACGCCGTGCCTGCAGACGCGCCGCTTCTGCTTCTATCTCCGACGCAACGTCATCatgtgcggcggtggtggcaaaGGGAACAGGCACTCGGTGCTGGCGGGCGTATcgatggcgcagacgtgGACTCCGCCGTGACGCGGGCAGTGACGACGGAtcaacgcgtgcgcgcggccGTCTTGCAGCTCGTAGAGACCACCGAAGGCTACGGCGAGTGCGATGACGGTTACCGTGACGACCCCCTTCTTATCGGTGGCGCCGCGAGTGTGGCGAGCGGCTCACCCGCCAACTCCACAGAACAGGCGGTGGGTGGCTTCTTTGCCAGCAGTGCCAAGAGCCCCACAGATTCCACAGTCAGAggggcgccaccgccgcgtctgCCACCGCCCCTCAACTCATCGGAGCTTcgcggcgccgacggtgcGGCCATTGTCATCGCCACCCAACCGTACCGTGTGGAACGCTACTTCGTCGACGATCTCGACCCCGTGAAGGGCAGCTTTGCGAGGTCACGGGTGCTATTTGACGAGGCCACACGTCTCAGCGCTACCGCtgcggcatcggcggcagcgacccGCACCCCTTCGAACGCGGCGCAAGGTGTGGCGAGCAGCGGTAGGAAAGGTGGAAGGCAACCCAAGCAGGGCGAC of the Leishmania mexicana MHOM/GT/2001/U1103 complete genome, chromosome 12 genome contains:
- a CDS encoding putative cysteinyl-tRNA synthetase — translated: MSGNRPPTVVAGLDGANPVKRERHPTWYPPVKLDGNGLKVMNSLTESLEDFAPRDGRVVRWYTCGPTVYDLSHMGHARAYLTFDIIRRIMEDYFGYSVIYQVNITDIDDKIIKRARVNKLLDDFKEGELRHSDVAKLMAFTTEAVAAAESGLEKRKAALLEPITDGANSRAKADREEKMLEVQLKESQLAETKVKIAAAKDDFAALFAAASGVNGDLLDERSGHSVSDQQIFEDHARKYERAFFEDMQRLGIREPDIVTRVTEYVPQVVEFVQKIIDNGFAYVGETSVFFDTEAYIRAGHDYPKLKPGGDRNTTEDEMAEGEGVLSKGVEGEKRSPNDFALWKFSKPGEPRWSSPWGEGRPGWHIECSVMASDILGENMDIHSGGWDLKFPHHDNECAQSEACNLHSQWVNYFLHCGHLHIKGLKMSKSLKNFITIRQALDELGVTARTMRLLFLANPWNKPMNFSDQSLDEAKEKERVLRAFFGSVDIVLRADNWKATQGVNKHDRELLSKWVEAEAAVHAALQDNFDTVVALQQLMSLVAATNQYLLSGERPSATLVRKVGCYVTKMFRIFGVVEGSDDVGLQKQGSGDGEARFIEVVNTLVRFRDEVRDAAKDQKVVAGFLPLCDKVRDEWLVDAGVRLEDNPAGPTTWKNDEPALLHKELAERRAQQEGDRQRKLANQVETKRKLVEKWRQLTYPPSEYFRRQDEQREEKKYAAYDDVTGLPTMTAAGEEVSEKDVKKLSKEQAKYAKSYDEFIGKGGVSWLQEQEAELASMVAELEGSK